The following are encoded in a window of Balaenoptera ricei isolate mBalRic1 chromosome 1, mBalRic1.hap2, whole genome shotgun sequence genomic DNA:
- the NAXE gene encoding NAD(P)H-hydrate epimerase isoform X1, protein MSGLRALLGLGLLVAGSRLSLLRVQAGACRAGATWWGPQRLISGGRGDSEVMASSAVKYLSQEEAQAVDQELFNEYQFSVDQLMELAGLSCATAIAKAYPPTSLSRSPPTVLVICGPGNNGGDGLVCARHLKLFGYQPTIYYPKRPNKPLFTALVTQCQKMDIPFLGEMPPEPMLIDELYELVVDAIFGFSFKGDVREPFHSILSVLNGLTVPIASIDIPSGWDVEKGNSGGIQPDLLISLTAPKKSATQFTGRYHYLGGRFVPPALEKKYQLNLPPYPDTECVYRLQ, encoded by the exons ATGTCCGGGCTGCGGGCGCTCCTGGGGCTCGGGCTGCTGGTTGCGGGCTCGCGCCTATCGCTCCTCAGAGTCCAGGCCGGCGCCTGTCGCGCGGGAGCCACCTGGTGGGGGCCGCAGCGGCTGATCTCGGGTGGCCGCGGGGACTCAGAGGTCATGGCGAGCTCAGCAGTGAAGTACCTGAG CCAGGAGGAGGCCCAGGCCGTGGACCAGGAGCTGTTTAACGAGTACCAGTTCAGCGTGGACCAACTTATGGAGCTGGCCGGGCTGAGCTGTGCCACAGCCATTGCCAAG GCATATCCCCCCACGTCCTTGTCCAGGAGTCCCCCTACTGTCCTGGTCATCTGCGGCCCTGGGAATAACGGAGGAGACGGCCTGGTCTGTGCTCGACACCTCAAACTCTTT GGCTACCAGCCAACCATCTATTATCCTAAAAGGCCTAACAAGCCACTCTTCACTGCACTGGTGACCCAGTGCCAGAAAATGGACATCCCTTTCCTTGGTGAAATGCCCCCAGAG CCCATGCTGATTGATGAACTATACGAGCTGGTGGTGGATGCCATCTTTGGCTTCAGCTTCAAGGGTGATGTTCGGGAGCCATTCCACAGCATCCTGAGTGTCCTGAATGGACTCACCGTGCCCATTGCCAGCATCGACATTCCCTCAG GATGGGATGTGGAGAAGGGAAACTCTGGAGGGATCCAGCCAGACTTGCTCATCTCCCTGACAGCACCCAAAAAGTCTGCAACCCAGTTTACTGGTCGCTACCACTACCTGGGGGGTCGTTTCGTGCCTCCTGCTCTGGAAAAGAAGTACCAGCTGAACCTGCCACCCTACCCTGACACCGAGTGTGTCTATCGTCTGCAGTGA
- the NAXE gene encoding NAD(P)H-hydrate epimerase isoform X2: protein MSGLRALLGLGLLVAGSRLSLLRVQAGACRAGATWWGPQRLISGGRGDSEVMASSAVKYLSQEEAQAVDQELFNEYQFSVDQLMELAGLSCATAIAKGYQPTIYYPKRPNKPLFTALVTQCQKMDIPFLGEMPPEPMLIDELYELVVDAIFGFSFKGDVREPFHSILSVLNGLTVPIASIDIPSGWDVEKGNSGGIQPDLLISLTAPKKSATQFTGRYHYLGGRFVPPALEKKYQLNLPPYPDTECVYRLQ from the exons ATGTCCGGGCTGCGGGCGCTCCTGGGGCTCGGGCTGCTGGTTGCGGGCTCGCGCCTATCGCTCCTCAGAGTCCAGGCCGGCGCCTGTCGCGCGGGAGCCACCTGGTGGGGGCCGCAGCGGCTGATCTCGGGTGGCCGCGGGGACTCAGAGGTCATGGCGAGCTCAGCAGTGAAGTACCTGAG CCAGGAGGAGGCCCAGGCCGTGGACCAGGAGCTGTTTAACGAGTACCAGTTCAGCGTGGACCAACTTATGGAGCTGGCCGGGCTGAGCTGTGCCACAGCCATTGCCAAG GGCTACCAGCCAACCATCTATTATCCTAAAAGGCCTAACAAGCCACTCTTCACTGCACTGGTGACCCAGTGCCAGAAAATGGACATCCCTTTCCTTGGTGAAATGCCCCCAGAG CCCATGCTGATTGATGAACTATACGAGCTGGTGGTGGATGCCATCTTTGGCTTCAGCTTCAAGGGTGATGTTCGGGAGCCATTCCACAGCATCCTGAGTGTCCTGAATGGACTCACCGTGCCCATTGCCAGCATCGACATTCCCTCAG GATGGGATGTGGAGAAGGGAAACTCTGGAGGGATCCAGCCAGACTTGCTCATCTCCCTGACAGCACCCAAAAAGTCTGCAACCCAGTTTACTGGTCGCTACCACTACCTGGGGGGTCGTTTCGTGCCTCCTGCTCTGGAAAAGAAGTACCAGCTGAACCTGCCACCCTACCCTGACACCGAGTGTGTCTATCGTCTGCAGTGA
- the LOC132372032 gene encoding G patch domain-containing protein 4 isoform X2 produces the protein MSVTPEVKSRGMKFAEEQLLKHGWTQGKGLGRKENGITQALRVTLKQDTHGVGHDPAKEFTNYWWNDLFNKTAASLVVKTGQMATLTSSGEKPDKDLESCSDDDSQGPKPAKILTDEMLLQACEGRTAHKAARLGITMKAKLARLEAQEQAFLACLKGQDPGVPQLQSESKPPQKKKRKQKEEEEATATERNAEEYPEHTDQSVRKSKKKKRRHQEEGVTDEREGTAVRHEEEETTGTSGLGELKNREQTDQSLRKRKKKRRQHEEDLNMEEAVVDGGTREAESRSCSDRKSRRSKKKRQRHQEEEDVLRVRDKGDEEDGRTRTAESKAYTGSSGRGKKRQKQPEEERPGVHTDQRAKKKKQKKRN, from the exons ATGAGTGTCACCCCAGAGGTCAAGAGTCGTGGGATGAAGTTTGCTGAGGAGCAGCTGCTAAAGCATGGATGGACTCAAG GCAAAGGCCTGGGCCGGAAGGAGAATGGCATCACCCAGGCCCTCAGGGTAACGCTGAAGCAGGACACTCATGGG GTGGGACACGACCCCGCCAAAGAGTTCACAAACTACTGGTGGAATGATCTCTTCAACAAGACTGCGGCCAGCTTGGTAGTGAAAACTGGGCAG ATGGCCACACTGACTTCAAGTGGGGAGAAGCCAGACAAGGACTTGGAAAGCTGCAGTGATGACGACAGCCAGGGGCCCAAGCCTGCAAAGAT TCTGACTGATGAGATGCTGCTCCAAGCCTGTGAGGGGCGAACAGCACACAA GGCTGCCCGTCTTGGGATCACGATGAAGGCTAAGCTTGCTCGGTTAGAGGCCCAGGAGCAGGCCTTCCTGGCTTGTCTCAAAGGCCAGGACCCTGGGGTCCCTCAACTGCAGTCTGAGAGCAAGcccccacaaaaaaagaaaaggaagcagaaagaggaggaagaggctaCGGCAACTGAAAGGAATGCAGAAGAGTACCCAGAACACACTGATCAGAGTGTCAggaaaagcaagaagaagaaaagacgGCATCAAGAAGAAGGTGTCACAGATGAGAGAGAGGGAACAGCTGTAAGGCATGAGGAAGAAGAGACCACAGGAACAAGTGGGCTTGGGGAATTGaaaaacagagaacaaactgaTCAGTCCctcaggaaaaggaagaagaagaggaggcagCATGAGGAAGACTTGAACATGGAGGAGGCTGTTGTAGATGGTGGGACCAGAGAAGCAGAAAGCAGATCATGCAGTGATCGGAAAAgtaggagaagcaagaagaaaagacagcggcatcaggaggaggaggacgtCTTGCGTGTAAGGGATAAAGGAGATGAGGAAGATGGCAGGACTAGGACAGCAGAGAGCAAGGCATACACGGGCTCAAGTGGCAGAGGTAAGAAGAGGCAGAAGCAACCAGAGGAGGAAAGACCTGGAGTCCACACTGACCAGAgagcaaaaaagaagaaacagaagaagagaAACTGA
- the LOC132372032 gene encoding G patch domain-containing protein 4 isoform X1 produces MSVTPEVKSRGMKFAEEQLLKHGWTQGKGLGRKENGITQALRVTLKQDTHGVGHDPAKEFTNYWWNDLFNKTAASLVVKTGQDGVQIRCLSKETTRHDHAKPNLLYQKFVKMATLTSSGEKPDKDLESCSDDDSQGPKPAKILTDEMLLQACEGRTAHKAARLGITMKAKLARLEAQEQAFLACLKGQDPGVPQLQSESKPPQKKKRKQKEEEEATATERNAEEYPEHTDQSVRKSKKKKRRHQEEGVTDEREGTAVRHEEEETTGTSGLGELKNREQTDQSLRKRKKKRRQHEEDLNMEEAVVDGGTREAESRSCSDRKSRRSKKKRQRHQEEEDVLRVRDKGDEEDGRTRTAESKAYTGSSGRGKKRQKQPEEERPGVHTDQRAKKKKQKKRN; encoded by the exons ATGAGTGTCACCCCAGAGGTCAAGAGTCGTGGGATGAAGTTTGCTGAGGAGCAGCTGCTAAAGCATGGATGGACTCAAG GCAAAGGCCTGGGCCGGAAGGAGAATGGCATCACCCAGGCCCTCAGGGTAACGCTGAAGCAGGACACTCATGGG GTGGGACACGACCCCGCCAAAGAGTTCACAAACTACTGGTGGAATGATCTCTTCAACAAGACTGCGGCCAGCTTGGTAGTGAAAACTGGGCAG GATGGAGTACAGATAAGGTGCCTGTCTAAGGAGACCACCCGTCATGATCATGCCAAGCCCAACCTGCTGTATCAGAAGTTTGTGAAG ATGGCCACACTGACTTCAAGTGGGGAGAAGCCAGACAAGGACTTGGAAAGCTGCAGTGATGACGACAGCCAGGGGCCCAAGCCTGCAAAGAT TCTGACTGATGAGATGCTGCTCCAAGCCTGTGAGGGGCGAACAGCACACAA GGCTGCCCGTCTTGGGATCACGATGAAGGCTAAGCTTGCTCGGTTAGAGGCCCAGGAGCAGGCCTTCCTGGCTTGTCTCAAAGGCCAGGACCCTGGGGTCCCTCAACTGCAGTCTGAGAGCAAGcccccacaaaaaaagaaaaggaagcagaaagaggaggaagaggctaCGGCAACTGAAAGGAATGCAGAAGAGTACCCAGAACACACTGATCAGAGTGTCAggaaaagcaagaagaagaaaagacgGCATCAAGAAGAAGGTGTCACAGATGAGAGAGAGGGAACAGCTGTAAGGCATGAGGAAGAAGAGACCACAGGAACAAGTGGGCTTGGGGAATTGaaaaacagagaacaaactgaTCAGTCCctcaggaaaaggaagaagaagaggaggcagCATGAGGAAGACTTGAACATGGAGGAGGCTGTTGTAGATGGTGGGACCAGAGAAGCAGAAAGCAGATCATGCAGTGATCGGAAAAgtaggagaagcaagaagaaaagacagcggcatcaggaggaggaggacgtCTTGCGTGTAAGGGATAAAGGAGATGAGGAAGATGGCAGGACTAGGACAGCAGAGAGCAAGGCATACACGGGCTCAAGTGGCAGAGGTAAGAAGAGGCAGAAGCAACCAGAGGAGGAAAGACCTGGAGTCCACACTGACCAGAgagcaaaaaagaagaaacagaagaagagaAACTGA